A stretch of the Takifugu flavidus isolate HTHZ2018 chromosome 1, ASM371156v2, whole genome shotgun sequence genome encodes the following:
- the piga gene encoding phosphatidylinositol N-acetylglucosaminyltransferase subunit A, whose amino-acid sequence MHQRQRAGALKKSSSQKCPEAPADNSRGSTKKHSICMVSDFFYPNMGGVESHIYQLSQCLIEKGHKVVVVTHAYGRRKGVRYLTNGLKVYYLPLQVMYNQSTATTCFHSLPLMRCVFVRERITVVHAHSSFSAMAHDSLFHAKTMGLNTVFTDHSLFGFADVSSVLTNKLLTVSLCDTNHIICVSYTSKENTVLRAALNPEIVSVIPNAVDPTDFTPDPSFRRDDRITIVVISRLVYRKGIDLLGGIIPELCLKYPDLHFLIGGEGPKRIVLEEVREKYQLHDRVRLLGALEHKDVRGVLVQGHIFLNTSLTEAFCMAIVEGASCGLQVVSTRVGGIPEVLPEELITLCEPTVRSLCAGLETVIARQRAGSLPPPESIHSRVRTLYTWRNVAERTEKVYDRVSTEEVLPLDRRLLRLRSHCGPVAGSVFAFMAVLDFLFLLLLQWLVPDRVMDVAVDATGPRSMWGQGSSMKLNATKGAANPDLFGE is encoded by the exons ATGCACCAACGACAGAGAGCAGGAGCTTTGAAAAAATCATCATCCCAAAAATGCCCTGAAGCTCCTGCAGACAATTCCAGGGGCTCCACCAAGAAGCACAGCATCTGCATGGTGTCAGATTTCTTCTATCCCAATATGGGCGGAGTGGAAAGTCATATTTATCAGCTTTCCCAATGTCTGATTGAAAAGGGGCACAAGGTGGTAGTTGTCACCCACGCCTATGGCAGGAGGAAGGGCGTCAGGTACCTGACCAATGGACTGAAGGTCTACTacctccccctgcaggtcatgTATAACCAGTCCACAGCCACCACCTGCTTCCACAGTCTTCCACTGATgcgttgtgtgtttgtgagggagcGCATCACTGTGGTGCACGCGCACAGCTCATTTTCTGCTATGGCCCACGATTCCCTGTTCCACGCAAAGACCATGGGCCTGAATACG GTGTTCACCGATCATTCTCTCTTTGGCTTTGCTGACGTGAGCTCCGTACTGACCAATAAGCTTCTCACCGTCTCACTCTGTGATACCAATCACATCATATGCGTGTCATACACGAGCAAGGAGAACACTGTGCTCCGTGCTGCTCTCAACCCAGAGATCGTGTCTGTTATTCCCAACGCTGTTGACCCTACGGACTTCACCCCTGACCCATCTTTCCGTCGAGATGACAGAATCACTATTGTTGTGATCAGCCGTCTCGTCTACCGCAAAG GCATTGACCTCCTCGGTGGAATCATCCCAGAGCTTTGCCTCAAATATCCAGATCTGCACTTCCTTATTGGTGGTGAGGGGCCAAAGAGAATCGTGCtagaggaagtgagggagaaATACCAACTGCATGacag GGTGCGTCTTCTGGGAGCCTTGGAGCATAAAGATGTTCGTGGAGTTCTTGTGCAGGGTCATATTTTCCTCAACACTTCTCTGACTGAAGCTTTCTGCATGGCTATTGTGGAAGGAGCCAGCTGTGGGCTGCAG GTGGTGAGCACTCGTGTGGGTGGCATTCCCGAGGTATTACCTGAGGAACTGATCACGCTGTGTGAGCCGACGGTGCGCTCACTGTGCGCTGGTCTTGAGACGGTAATAGCGCGGCAGCGTGCGGGCTCACTTCCCCCCCCTGAGTCCATCCACTCTCGGGTGCGAACACTGTACACGTGGAGAAACGTCGCAGAGAGAACGGAAAAG GTGTACGACAGAGTATCGACCGAGGAGGTGCTTCCCCTGGACAGACGGTTGCTGAGACTCAGGTCTCACTGCGGCCCCGTGGCCGGCTCTGTCTTTGCCTTCATGGCTGTTTTGGActtccttttcctgctgcttctgcagtgGTTGGTGCCAGACAGGGTCATGGACGTCGCCGTGGACGCCACGGGCCCCCGCAGTATGTGGGGGCAGGGTTCAAGCATGAAACTCAATGCCACAAAGGGAGCAGCAAACCCAGATTTGTTTGGGGAATGA